From Sulfitobacter albidus, a single genomic window includes:
- the crtC gene encoding carotenoid 1,2-hydratase — protein MFSPWFHWSGRGNPADNCCINVATYGPGGRFAMTDRGEGALRAEPDTLTVGPSSMRWTGDALEINIDEISSLPLISRMRGRITVHPEAVTEVELPLTRDGAHVWRPFAPSSRIEVALEAPGWQWSGHGYFDANFGTRPLEHDFSYWTWGRYPTSAGATCFYDADRRDGTALDAAIAFAPDGTARMVDAPPRTAFKRTLWALRRETRADPGTTPRQIKPMLDAPFYSRSVVQTQIGGESVQGVHEALDLDRYKQPLLKPMLAVRVPRRRRWRFSD, from the coding sequence GTGTTCTCGCCCTGGTTTCACTGGTCCGGGCGCGGCAATCCGGCGGACAATTGCTGCATCAACGTGGCGACCTACGGGCCCGGCGGACGCTTTGCCATGACCGACCGGGGAGAGGGTGCCCTGCGCGCGGAGCCCGACACGCTGACCGTTGGCCCCTCCTCCATGCGCTGGACGGGCGACGCGCTTGAAATCAACATCGATGAGATTTCCTCCCTGCCACTTATCTCCCGCATGCGCGGGCGCATCACTGTGCACCCCGAGGCGGTCACAGAAGTGGAATTACCGCTGACCCGCGACGGCGCCCACGTCTGGCGCCCCTTCGCCCCCTCCAGCCGGATCGAGGTCGCGCTGGAGGCCCCCGGCTGGCAATGGTCCGGCCACGGCTACTTCGACGCGAACTTCGGTACGCGCCCGCTGGAGCATGATTTCAGCTACTGGACCTGGGGACGATACCCGACAAGCGCAGGAGCGACCTGTTTCTACGACGCGGACCGACGCGATGGGACGGCGCTGGATGCCGCCATCGCCTTTGCCCCCGACGGCACTGCGCGCATGGTCGACGCCCCCCCGCGCACAGCCTTCAAACGCACCCTCTGGGCGCTGCGCCGCGAAACCCGCGCCGATCCCGGAACCACCCCGCGCCAGATCAAACCGATGCTGGACGCGCCTTTCTATTCCCGCTCGGTCGTGCAGACACAGATCGGTGGAGAATCTGTGCAGGGCGTGCACGAGGCGCTCGACCTCGACCGCTACAAGCAGCCCCTACTGAAACCGATGCTGGCCGTGCGCGTTCCCCGAAGGCGACGTTGGCGCTTTTCCGACTAG
- the crtB gene encoding 15-cis-phytoene synthase, giving the protein MIRPDDLDHCRAVIRTGSLSFHAASRLLPASVRDPALALYAFCRLADDEVDEGNAKGRAVIDLQERLDLVYAGTPRNAPEDRAFAAIVETYQMPRALPDALLEGLAWDAVERRYASLSEVRGYSARVASAVGAMMCVLMRVRDGNALARACDLGVAMQLTNIARDVGEDARAGRIYLPTDWLDAAGMEVDDFLSAPTATPEVRRMVRRLLAEARRLYIRSEAGIGALPMGARAGIFAARYVYAGIGTAVRRNGFDSIGPRARTSKLTKLGLMGKAGLRAGATLALPRSPVIYAKPLAEVAFLVDAAADARTAPPGRMDGLVEVMAALRARENGRDGSHGVAAE; this is encoded by the coding sequence ATGATCCGACCCGACGATCTTGATCATTGCCGCGCGGTCATCCGCACCGGCAGCCTGTCGTTCCATGCAGCCTCCCGGCTGTTGCCCGCCTCGGTGCGCGATCCGGCGCTGGCGCTTTACGCCTTTTGCCGCCTGGCCGACGATGAGGTGGATGAGGGCAACGCCAAGGGCCGCGCGGTGATTGACCTGCAGGAACGGCTCGATCTGGTCTACGCGGGCACCCCGCGCAACGCGCCCGAAGATCGCGCCTTTGCCGCCATTGTCGAGACCTATCAGATGCCGCGCGCGCTGCCCGATGCGCTGCTCGAAGGGCTGGCGTGGGACGCGGTGGAACGCCGCTATGCCAGCCTGTCGGAGGTGCGCGGGTATTCTGCGCGGGTGGCAAGCGCGGTGGGCGCGATGATGTGCGTGCTGATGCGGGTGCGTGACGGCAACGCGCTGGCGCGGGCCTGCGATCTGGGGGTGGCGATGCAACTGACCAATATCGCCCGCGACGTGGGCGAGGACGCGCGGGCGGGCCGGATCTATCTGCCGACCGATTGGCTGGACGCGGCGGGGATGGAGGTCGACGACTTCTTAAGCGCGCCGACGGCCACGCCCGAGGTACGGCGCATGGTGCGGCGCCTGCTGGCCGAGGCGCGCAGGCTCTACATCCGGTCAGAGGCCGGGATCGGTGCGCTGCCGATGGGCGCGCGCGCCGGGATCTTTGCCGCGCGCTATGTCTATGCGGGGATCGGCACAGCCGTGCGGCGCAACGGGTTCGACAGTATCGGCCCGCGCGCGCGGACCTCCAAGCTGACCAAGCTGGGGTTGATGGGCAAGGCGGGATTGCGCGCTGGCGCCACGCTGGCCCTGCCGCGCTCGCCGGTGATCTATGCCAAACCACTGGCGGAAGTGGCGTTTTTGGTCGACGCGGCTGCGGACGCCCGCACCGCCCCGCCGGGGCGCATGGATGGGCTGGTCGAGGTGATGGCGGCCCTGCGCGCGCGCGAAAACGGGCGCGATGGCAGCCATGGGGTGGCCGCGGAGTAG
- the tspO gene encoding tryptophan-rich sensory protein TspO — translation MDTTLFFLFLIACSAAGATGAAFPPGAWYDTLRKPWFTPPDWAFPVAWTTIYLLISFAGARVAVVEGNAYALAFWAVQAGFSTLWTPLFFGLRLIRNSLFAMAPLWLAVLGCTVTHFQLDFWAGLAFVPYLAWVTVAAALNVAMWRLNPDVPPLRRS, via the coding sequence ATGGACACCACATTATTCTTCCTTTTTCTGATCGCCTGCAGCGCAGCCGGCGCCACCGGTGCCGCTTTCCCGCCGGGTGCGTGGTATGACACCCTGCGCAAGCCGTGGTTCACGCCGCCGGATTGGGCGTTTCCCGTCGCTTGGACGACAATCTATCTGTTGATTTCTTTCGCAGGTGCGCGGGTCGCGGTGGTCGAGGGGAATGCCTACGCCCTCGCGTTCTGGGCGGTGCAGGCGGGGTTCTCCACGCTCTGGACGCCGCTGTTCTTTGGTCTGCGGCTTATCCGAAATTCGCTGTTCGCCATGGCCCCCTTATGGCTCGCCGTGCTTGGGTGTACGGTTACCCATTTTCAGCTCGATTTTTGGGCAGGGCTTGCTTTCGTACCCTACCTCGCATGGGTCACAGTGGCTGCGGCACTTAATGTGGCGATGTGGCGGCTCAACCCGGATGTCCCTCCGCTACGAAGGTCGTGA